From a region of the Acinetobacter larvae genome:
- the omp33-36 gene encoding porin Omp33-36 gives MKKLGLATALLLAVTGAQAYQFEVQGQAEYIDTPQNAENFAGAVQGTYYFKDVDSTKGPLAEAAFLNQASNVSLGYSFAQHDVKHAGQKFRTESQSYGVKAEGYLPTEYVPVYGSASYSHTYTEGKKALSGEDNGDRYALEVGAVLTPNFLVAVGYTNVTNQFSMDTFGVLNNGIAPAALESLAGIQNKSDAVTARAKYVGPITGTNMAVGFETAATFGENNIYGVKGDLYLNPKLSVGATFLGSDMNSNHKNGTFPEGGRFDQAWGANVNYFINPAVAVGVSYLHANTIKAAYDTDTVGVNAKFRF, from the coding sequence ATGAAAAAACTTGGTTTAGCAACTGCCCTCTTATTGGCTGTAACTGGTGCTCAAGCTTATCAATTCGAAGTTCAAGGCCAAGCTGAGTATATTGATACTCCTCAAAATGCTGAGAACTTTGCTGGTGCAGTACAAGGTACTTACTACTTCAAAGATGTAGACAGCACTAAAGGTCCATTGGCTGAAGCAGCTTTCTTAAACCAGGCTTCTAACGTTTCTTTGGGCTACAGCTTTGCACAGCATGATGTTAAACATGCTGGTCAAAAATTCCGTACTGAAAGCCAAAGCTACGGTGTAAAAGCTGAAGGTTATTTACCAACTGAATATGTCCCTGTATACGGTAGCGCATCTTATAGCCATACTTATACAGAAGGTAAAAAAGCTCTTTCTGGTGAAGACAATGGTGACCGTTATGCACTTGAAGTTGGTGCAGTATTAACACCAAACTTTTTAGTTGCTGTTGGTTATACCAATGTAACTAACCAATTCTCAATGGATACTTTTGGTGTTCTAAATAACGGTATCGCACCAGCTGCACTTGAATCCCTTGCTGGTATTCAAAACAAATCTGATGCCGTAACTGCACGTGCGAAATATGTGGGTCCAATCACTGGTACAAACATGGCAGTTGGTTTTGAAACTGCTGCGACTTTCGGTGAAAACAACATTTATGGCGTAAAAGGCGATTTATATCTAAACCCTAAATTAAGCGTAGGTGCGACTTTCTTAGGTAGCGATATGAACAGCAACCATAAAAATGGTACTTTCCCAGAAGGCGGTCGTTTTGACCAAGCTTGGGGGGCGAACGTAAACTACTTCATCAACCCAGCGGTTGCAGTAGGCGTTTCTTACTTACATGCCAATACCATCAAAGCTGCTTACGACACTGATACTGTTGGCGTAAATGCTAAATTCCGCTTCTAA